The genomic segment AGGCATACTCGATGTCATTGACCCAGCTGAAGTGCTGTTGGCGTTTGCCCCAGTCCAGCTGCCGGGTTTGCGACTGCCGGGGCTGCAGCGCGCGGAACTCCTCCCAGACCGAGGGCAGATCCTTGTCCCGGAGGACGATCATGAACTGCCAGCCGGCGCGCCGGCAGCGTTGCATCACCGGCCCGTTGGCGTAGAGTCCGTCGAGCACGAGCAGGATCGGCAGGCGCGGGAACAGCCTCTTGAGCCGGTCGCTCAAGCGCGCAAAGCCGCGCAGCTCGCAATCCTGCTTCTGCGCTTCGCTGTCGCCCAGCGCGTGTTCGAGGAACTCGCTGAGCAACGGGATGACCAGACCGCCGTGGAAGACGAGGCTGGCTTCGAGCACGTAGACGAAGTACTGGGTGTGGCGGTTTTCGTCCTTGCCGACGCTGCGCTGCAGGAGTTCCTCCGCCCAGAGGGTGTCGCCGGCGAGCTTCTGCGAGCCATCGATGGCGATCGGATGGCAGTGGTTGATCAGATAACGCCGGAAGCTCTTGCCGCGGATCAGGCGGCGCACCAGGTCGACGTGCGCCTGTTCGAGTTCAGTCAGGTCGATGTCGCGCAGCAGCCGATAGAGGGTGTCGGCGTGCGGCAGGGCGTCGATCTGCGGGAACAGCAATTGCAGGTTGGCGAGGAACTGCGGACGGGTCATTTCGCGGTTGGTCTCGCGCCGGGAGGCGAACTGGAAGACGAACATCAGCAGCCCATAGAGCAGCAGCGCGGTCAGCTTGTGCCGGCGCTTCCTGGGGGCCCGCGGGTCGGGAATCCGTTCCAGCTGGTCGAGCAAGGCCGGCAGCTCCTGGCGCAGGAGGCGTGCCTGCTTGCTCACGGCGTCCTCGCGGGCTGCGCGTTCTTCGTCGATGGTCGCGAAGCTCGAGCATCGGTTGGGCAGCGGCGGGGGTGACTGGGGCCGTTGTCCGATCGCGCGCTGCCTGGCGTTCAGTGCCTTCTCCTGCCGCCTCTTGTCGCGTCGTTGCGCGCGGATGTCGGCACGCGTCGGACGACGGCAGGGTTTGCTCATCGCCGGGTGGGCTCGGTCACGGCGCACAGCCGGTCGCGACCGTCGCTGCCGAGCGGCTTGACCCATACTTGCCGCGGCGTGCTGTGATAGGTCCGGCCCGGGCGGGCCAGTCCGCGGCCGCTGGTCTCTCCGAGCAATTGCCAGCCGGCAGCCCGGTAGCAGGTGCCGGCATGCTGGCGCGGGTCGACGAAGCTTTCCAGCAGCAGGGGCTCGAAGCCCCAATGTTCGAGCCAGTCGCTGCGCGCACGACGCGCGAGTTGGCCGAGCACCTGGCTGGCCAGATGCGGTACGCGAACGTGCGGGAAGATCAGGAAGCGACTGTTGTTGAGTACCCGTGGCAGGTTGTGGCGCCGGGTCTGAGCGGTCCAGCCGATCCAGTCGTCGCGCACGGCCACTGCCCGGGCGGCACCGGACAACAGGACACAACCGAGCCGCAGCTCGCCCGCCGTGATGAAGTAACGCAACCGGTAGCCGAAGGCACCCTGGAAACCGAGCGGGTGCCAGCGCGCCATCAGATCATCCCATTGCTTCGCCAAGGCGGTGTCGTGGATCACTTCCAGGCGGACCGGGGCCAGGGCCGACAGCGAAACCTCCACCGGAGTCGGCTCGACCATCGGCTCGGCAACGGCCCGGGGCTGCGCCGGGCAGCGTGGCGTCGAACGGGATACCCGCGCGGCCCGCTGTGCGGGCAGGACGAGCAGGCCGGCCGCCTGCAAGCGCTGCAGGAACTCCAGGCAGGCGCCGGTCTTCGCCGTCCCCGTCAGCGTCACCCAGCCCAGATGCTCGCACAGCGTCGCCGCCAGTTCATGGCGCGCCAACCCGGGCAGCCACGCCACCGTCGCGCAGATGTCGGCAACCTCTCGCGCACTGAACTCCCGGCCGCAGTGCACCCAACTGCTCGGCGTCATCGCATCCATCGCACAACCTTCACCAGAAACGCAGATCCGCTAACCTCAGCCTATTCTGCCAAAGGCCTCGAAAATTGTCTAGCCCTCCTTTGCGAAAGCCTTTTTTTGCGGTGGCCGTCAAGCCTTGCTACGACTGGGCTGCGCGGGTCATGCTTCAGGGCTGGCGCTCCGGCATCAGCCGGGCACCAGCAGCGGCATGGGCGACCACGACCGCTGCCCTCTTGGTGGCCAACAGCGTAGAATCGTTCCGCATCCCGTTGCCTGGATCGGACCACGATGCGCCACACCAGCCCCCACGCCCGGAACCCCCTGCCGCCGGCAGTCAGCAGCAGCCTGCGGCAGCGCTTCGGCGCGCGCTTCACCCAGGGCGAGTCGATCCTCGCGCAGCACGGGCGCGACGAGTCGATACACCCCACCGCCCCACCCGATGGCGTGGTCTTCGTCGAGAGCACACAGGAGGTGGTCGAGGTCGCCCAACTGTGTCGGCAGCATCGCGTCCCGATGATCGCCTTCGGCAGCGGCAGCTCGGTCGAAGGACAGGTGCTGGCCACCGCTGGCGGCATCACCATCAGCCTGGGGCGGATGAACCGGATCCTCGCGACGCGCGCCGCAGACCTCGACGCCACGGTCGAAGCCGGGGTGACCCGCCTGCAGCTGAACGCGGCCCTGAAAGGGAGCGGGCTCTTCTTCCCCATCGACCCGGGCGCCGATGCCTCGTTGGGCGGCATGGCGGCGACCCGCGCCTCCGGGACCAACGCCGTCCGCTACGGTACCATGCGCGAGAACGTCCTCGGCCTCACAGCCGTGCTCGCCGATGGCCGCATCCTGCGCTGTGGTGGCCGCGCCCGCAAGTCCTCCGCCGGCTACGACCTGACGCGCCTCCTGATCGGCTCTGAAGGCACGCTCGCCATCATCACCGAACTGACCCTGCGCCTGCAGCCGTTGCCGGAAGCCATGTCAGCCGCGGTCTGTACCTTCGGCAGTATCGCAGGCGCGGTGGATACGGTCATCGAGACGATCCAGGCGGGCATCCCGGTGGCGCGCGTCGAGCTGCTCGACCGACTGACGCTGGCAGCGGTGAACCGCTACAGCGGTACGGCGCTCAAGGAACTGCCGACGCTGTTCTTCGAGTTTCACGGCAGCCCTGCTTCGGTCAGGGAACAGGCGGAGGCGGTGCAGGCCATCGCCGGCGACCACGGCGGCGAGCATTTCTCCTGGGCCACGCACGCCGAGGAGCGTACGCGCCTGTGGCAAGCCCGCCACCATGCCTATTTCGCGTGCCTGCAGCTCAGGCCGGGACATCGCGCCTTTCCGACCGACGTCTGCGTGCCGATCTCCCGCCTCGCCGAATGCATCGGCGAGACCAGCGCCGACATTGCCCGTGTCTCGATCCCGGTGGCGCTTTTCGGCCATGTCGGTGACGGCAACTTCCACCTCGTCGTGCTCGTCGACCCGGCAAACGGACAGCATCTGCAGGAAGCCGACTGGATCAACGAGCGCGTCGTCGAGCGGGCGCTGGCGATGGCCGGCACCTGCAGTGGCGAACACGGCATCGGCCTCGGCAAGACACGCTTCATGCTGCGCGAACATGGTGAAGAAGCAGTGGCCGTGATGCGGGCGATCAAGGACGCACTCGATCCCGACCACCTGCTCAACCCGGGCAAGATGCTGCCGCCCGCCTGAACAACGAAAACGCGTGCCGGGAGGCAACCAGCGCCCCGGCCAACGGTCAGATGAGGTAGCCCGTGGCGAGCAGGTGGCAGCCGCCGCGCGCGCCGGCGAGAAGGCTGGAGACAATCGATCGGATGCGGAGGAAGCCCCATGAGTGATCTGTCCGTCACCCTCGATAGCCGGTACACGGCGACTTCGGGCCGCGTCTTCCTCAGCGGCACGCAGACACTGGTGCGGCTGCCGATGCTGCAGGCGCTGCGCGATCGTGCCGCGGGACTGAACACGGCGGGCTTCATCGCCGGCTACCGCGGTAGCCCGCTCGGCGGTCTCGACCAGGCACTGTGGAAGGCAAAGCCACATCTGGACGCCCACCACATCGTCTTCCAGCCGGCGGTGAACGAGGACCTGGCGGCGACCGCGGTCTGGGGAACGCAGCAACTCGGGCTCTTCCCCGGAGCAAGATACGACGGCGTCTTCGCCATGTGGTACGGCAAGGGCCCCGGTGTGGACCGTTGCGGTGACGTCTTCCGCCACGCCAATGCCGCCGGGACAGCCAGCAAGGGTGGCGTCCTGGTCATCGCCGGCGATGATCACGCAGCGAAATCATCGACGCTGCCGCACCAGACCGAGCACGTCTTCAAGGCGGTGATGATGCCAGTGCTCTATCCGGCCAACGTCCAGGAGTATCTCGACTTTGGCCTGCACGGTTGGGCAATGAGCCGTTACTCGGGCTGCTGGGTGGTGATGAAGGCGCTTGCCGACACCGTCGAAACGTCAGCATCGGTGCTCATCGACCCGGCGGCAACCGTCATTCGCGTCCCCGACGACTACGAAATGCCGGCCGGCGACCCGCACGGTCTCAACATCCGCTGGCCCGATCCGCCGCTGCAACAGGAAGCGCGGCTGCTCAACCACAAGCTGTACGCGGCGCTCGCGTACTGCCGGGCCAACCAGCTCAACCGCGTGCTGATCGACAGCAACGATCCCGACAACCCCGCCCGCCTGGGCATCATCACCGCCGGCAAGGCCTACCTCGACGTCCGTCAGGCGCTCGACGAGCTCGGCATCGATGACGAACTCGCGGCGCGGATCGGCATCCGTCTGTACAAGGTCGGCATGGTCTGGCCGCTCGAAGCCGACGGCGTGCGCCGCTTCGCCGAGGGCCTCGAGGAGATCCTGGTAGTCGAGGAGAAGCGGCAGCTGCTCGAATACCAGCTGAAGGAGGAACTGTACAACTGGCGCGAGGACGTCCGGCCGCGCGTCGTCGGCAAGTTCGACGAAAAGGGTGAATGGTCGCTGCTGCCAACCGGCAGCGGCCACCTGCGCCAGGGCGACTGGCTGCTGCCGGCAGCCGGCGAGCTGTCGGTGGCGCAGGTGGCGCGCGCATTGGCGGCGCGGATCGGCCGCTTCTTCACTTCGCCGGCCATCGAGGCCCGCCTGCGACTGCTCGAAGCCAAGCAACAAAGCCTCACCGCCACGACCACGCTGGCGGCCAGTGGCAACACCGTCCAGCGCACGCCCTACTTCTGTTCCGGCTGCCCGCACAACACCTCGACCCGCCTGCCGACCGGCTCGCGCGCCGTTGCCGGCATTGGTTGCCACTACATGGTGACCTGGATGGACCGCAATACATCCACCTTCACCCACATGGGTGGCGAAGGCGTCACCTGGGTCGGCCAGGCGCCGTTTTCCGGCGACCGCCACATCTTCGCCAACCTCGGTGACGGGACCTACTTCCACTCGGGCCTGCTGGCGATCCGCCAGGCAGTCGCCGCCGGCGTCTCGATCACCTACAAGATCCTCTACAACGACGCCGTCGCGATGACCGGCGGCCAACCGGTCGACGGCCAGCTGAGTGTCGGCCAGCTGACCCGCCAGCTCGAGGCAGAAGGCATCAGCCGCATCGTCATCGTCAGCGATGAGCCGGAAAAGTACCGGCGAGTGCGCGACTTGGCGCCGAACACGCCGGTACGCCACCGCGACCAGCTTGACGCCGTGCAACGCGAGCTGCGCGAGCACCGCGGCGTGTCGATCCTGATCTACGAGCAGACCTGCGCCACAGAGAAGCGCCGCCGCCGCAAGCGCGGCAAGCTTGCCGACCCGGCCCGGCGAGTGTTCATCAACCAGGCCGTCTGCGAGGGATGTGGCGATTGCGGCGTGCAGTCGAACTGTCTGTCGGTCGTCCCGGTGGAAACCGAGTTCGGTCGCAAGCGGGCGATCGACCAGTCTTCGTGCAACAAGGATTATTCGTGCGTGAACGGCTTCTGCCCCAGCTTCGTCACCGTCGAGGGCGGCAGGCTGCGCCGTGGCAGCGCCATCGCCGTCGACGGCGAAGCGCTCACCACCCTGCCCGACCCACCCTTGGCCGATACCACGCGGCCATTCAACATCCTCATCACCGGCGTCGGCGGTACCGGCGTGGTGACGCTTGGCGCGCTGCTCGGCATGGCTGCCCACCTCGACGGCAAGGGCGTCTCGGTACTCGACATGACCGGCCTGGCGCAGAAGTTCGGTGCCGTCTTCTCGCACCTGCGAATTGCCGACCGGGCGCAGGACATCCACGCCGCGCGCATCGCCACCGGTGAGGCGGACGCTCTCATCGGCGGCGATCTCGTCGTCAGCGCCAGCGCCGAAGCACTCTCGAAGCTCCTCGCCGGCAAGACACGGGCGGTGATCAACGTCGCCGGCACCCCTACCGCCGAGTTCACCCGCAACCCCGACTGGCAGCTCCCGCAACAGCGCCTGCAGGAACTGATCGACGAGGCCTGTGGCAAGGGCACCCCACTGTTCCTCGACACCGCGGAGATGTCGCGCAACCTGCTCGGTGACGGCATCCATGGCAACCTCTTCCTGCTCGGCGTCGCTTGGCAGAAGGGACTGGTGCCGCTGTCGCTGGCGGCCATCGACCGTGCCATCGAACTCAACGGCACGGCCGTCGAGCAGAACCGCCAGGCATTCCTCTGGGGCAGGCGAACGGCGCACGATCCACAGACGGTGCAACGGCTGGCGGTTCCGCCGAGCCGGACAGTCAGCCGACGGCTCTCGGCCAGCCTCGACGAACTGATCGAGCGCCGCATCGAAGCCCTGACCGACTATCAGGACGCGCCCTACGCCGAACGTTACCGCCGGCTGGTCGAACGTGTGCGGGCAAGCGAACGGCCTCTGCGCTCGACCCGCCTGAGCGAAGCGGTGGCGCGCGGCTACTTCAAGCTGCTGGCAGTCAAGGACGAGTATGAGGTCGCACGACTGCACTCCGACCCCGCTTTCAGGCAGCAACTTTCAGAGCAGTTCGAGGGCGACTTCAGGATCCGGTTCCATTTCGCGCCGCCGTTGCTGGCGAAACCCGATCCAGCCACCGGCACGGTTGCGAAACGCAGCTACGGACCGTGGATGATGCACGCACTCGGCGTCCTGAGCCGGCTCAAGGTTCTTCGCGGCACCGTATTCGATCCCTTCGGCGGCAGCCAGGAAAGGAAGATGGAACGACAACTCCTCGCCGACTACGAAGCCGACATCGAACTGCTGCTCGCCCGCCTCGACCTGACGACGCTCGCCACCGCCATCGAACTCGCGTCGCTGCCCGAACAGCTGCGCGGTTTCGGCCACGTCAAGGCGGCCGCGGTGCGCCGGATGCGGCCCCGGCGCGAGGAGTTGCGAGGCCTCCTGCTGCCGGATCCGGCCACCGCAGCGACGGCAGACTGAGCGCGCAACCCGGCACCCGGAATACAATGCGCCGCTCAACCTCGAGGAACGTCTGCTTGTCCCTTCTGCCCGCACCATCTCCAGAGCGCACCGACGAGCCGGCAGGGGCCCTGGACGGGCCGCGGCGGCAGCTGGCGCTGCAGTTCGCCGCCGTACTCGCCGTGCTCTCGCTCGCCTGGCCGTACTATGGCATTCGCGGCGAGCCACTGCCGTGGCCGCAGACCGCTGTCGCCATTGGCAGCGTCGCCCTGCTGCTCGCCACGCTGAGCCGCCAGCCCTGGTGGTGGCGAGTCGTGCACGCGCTCTTCGCGCCGCTCGCCTGGGGTGTCTCGCTGCTGCAACTCGACCCCGCTTGGTTCCTCCTCGGCTTCATGCTGCTGCTGCTCGTCTATCGTGGCGCCCTGTCCGGCCAGATCCCCCTCTACTTCTCCAGCCGGCAGACCGTAGACGCACTCGCCGCGCTCACGCGCGATTGCCACGACCTGCGCTTCCTCGACCTCGGCGCCGGCATTGGCAGCATCGTGCAGCCGCTGGCGGTCGCGCGACCGGACGCCTGCTTCACCGGTATCGAGAACGCGCCGGCCACCTGGCTGGTCGGCCGCGTGCGTACGGCAGCCATC from the Accumulibacter sp. genome contains:
- a CDS encoding transposase family protein; the protein is MSKPCRRPTRADIRAQRRDKRRQEKALNARQRAIGQRPQSPPPLPNRCSSFATIDEERAAREDAVSKQARLLRQELPALLDQLERIPDPRAPRKRRHKLTALLLYGLLMFVFQFASRRETNREMTRPQFLANLQLLFPQIDALPHADTLYRLLRDIDLTELEQAHVDLVRRLIRGKSFRRYLINHCHPIAIDGSQKLAGDTLWAEELLQRSVGKDENRHTQYFVYVLEASLVFHGGLVIPLLSEFLEHALGDSEAQKQDCELRGFARLSDRLKRLFPRLPILLVLDGLYANGPVMQRCRRAGWQFMIVLRDKDLPSVWEEFRALQPRQSQTRQLDWGKRQQHFSWVNDIEYAFGANGRCRLKLHVVVCEESWQRVDQQAAIVTETARHAWLSSRPLSCENVHVRCNLGARHRWGIEAGFLVEKHQGYHYEHAFALDWNAMRGYHLLMRLAHVFNTLARFTRQLRDLFDQLGVRGAIAFIRNSCAAPWLDSARMRVLLAKPFLLQLE
- a CDS encoding FAD-binding oxidoreductase codes for the protein MRHTSPHARNPLPPAVSSSLRQRFGARFTQGESILAQHGRDESIHPTAPPDGVVFVESTQEVVEVAQLCRQHRVPMIAFGSGSSVEGQVLATAGGITISLGRMNRILATRAADLDATVEAGVTRLQLNAALKGSGLFFPIDPGADASLGGMAATRASGTNAVRYGTMRENVLGLTAVLADGRILRCGGRARKSSAGYDLTRLLIGSEGTLAIITELTLRLQPLPEAMSAAVCTFGSIAGAVDTVIETIQAGIPVARVELLDRLTLAAVNRYSGTALKELPTLFFEFHGSPASVREQAEAVQAIAGDHGGEHFSWATHAEERTRLWQARHHAYFACLQLRPGHRAFPTDVCVPISRLAECIGETSADIARVSIPVALFGHVGDGNFHLVVLVDPANGQHLQEADWINERVVERALAMAGTCSGEHGIGLGKTRFMLREHGEEAVAVMRAIKDALDPDHLLNPGKMLPPA
- a CDS encoding DUF4338 domain-containing protein, translating into MDAMTPSSWVHCGREFSAREVADICATVAWLPGLARHELAATLCEHLGWVTLTGTAKTGACLEFLQRLQAAGLLVLPAQRAARVSRSTPRCPAQPRAVAEPMVEPTPVEVSLSALAPVRLEVIHDTALAKQWDDLMARWHPLGFQGAFGYRLRYFITAGELRLGCVLLSGAARAVAVRDDWIGWTAQTRRHNLPRVLNNSRFLIFPHVRVPHLASQVLGQLARRARSDWLEHWGFEPLLLESFVDPRQHAGTCYRAAGWQLLGETSGRGLARPGRTYHSTPRQVWVKPLGSDGRDRLCAVTEPTRR
- a CDS encoding indolepyruvate ferredoxin oxidoreductase family protein gives rise to the protein MSDLSVTLDSRYTATSGRVFLSGTQTLVRLPMLQALRDRAAGLNTAGFIAGYRGSPLGGLDQALWKAKPHLDAHHIVFQPAVNEDLAATAVWGTQQLGLFPGARYDGVFAMWYGKGPGVDRCGDVFRHANAAGTASKGGVLVIAGDDHAAKSSTLPHQTEHVFKAVMMPVLYPANVQEYLDFGLHGWAMSRYSGCWVVMKALADTVETSASVLIDPAATVIRVPDDYEMPAGDPHGLNIRWPDPPLQQEARLLNHKLYAALAYCRANQLNRVLIDSNDPDNPARLGIITAGKAYLDVRQALDELGIDDELAARIGIRLYKVGMVWPLEADGVRRFAEGLEEILVVEEKRQLLEYQLKEELYNWREDVRPRVVGKFDEKGEWSLLPTGSGHLRQGDWLLPAAGELSVAQVARALAARIGRFFTSPAIEARLRLLEAKQQSLTATTTLAASGNTVQRTPYFCSGCPHNTSTRLPTGSRAVAGIGCHYMVTWMDRNTSTFTHMGGEGVTWVGQAPFSGDRHIFANLGDGTYFHSGLLAIRQAVAAGVSITYKILYNDAVAMTGGQPVDGQLSVGQLTRQLEAEGISRIVIVSDEPEKYRRVRDLAPNTPVRHRDQLDAVQRELREHRGVSILIYEQTCATEKRRRRKRGKLADPARRVFINQAVCEGCGDCGVQSNCLSVVPVETEFGRKRAIDQSSCNKDYSCVNGFCPSFVTVEGGRLRRGSAIAVDGEALTTLPDPPLADTTRPFNILITGVGGTGVVTLGALLGMAAHLDGKGVSVLDMTGLAQKFGAVFSHLRIADRAQDIHAARIATGEADALIGGDLVVSASAEALSKLLAGKTRAVINVAGTPTAEFTRNPDWQLPQQRLQELIDEACGKGTPLFLDTAEMSRNLLGDGIHGNLFLLGVAWQKGLVPLSLAAIDRAIELNGTAVEQNRQAFLWGRRTAHDPQTVQRLAVPPSRTVSRRLSASLDELIERRIEALTDYQDAPYAERYRRLVERVRASERPLRSTRLSEAVARGYFKLLAVKDEYEVARLHSDPAFRQQLSEQFEGDFRIRFHFAPPLLAKPDPATGTVAKRSYGPWMMHALGVLSRLKVLRGTVFDPFGGSQERKMERQLLADYEADIELLLARLDLTTLATAIELASLPEQLRGFGHVKAAAVRRMRPRREELRGLLLPDPATAATAD
- a CDS encoding class I SAM-dependent methyltransferase, producing MSLLPAPSPERTDEPAGALDGPRRQLALQFAAVLAVLSLAWPYYGIRGEPLPWPQTAVAIGSVALLLATLSRQPWWWRVVHALFAPLAWGVSLLQLDPAWFLLGFMLLLLVYRGALSGQIPLYFSSRQTVDALAALTRDCHDLRFLDLGAGIGSIVQPLAVARPDACFTGIENAPATWLVGRVRTAAIANCSWRWGDLWQADLAAYDVVYAFLSPAPMAALWEKVVREMRPGSLFISNSFAVPGVAVTHQVDVGDRRHSRLFCYRV